TTTTTTCATCTATTTGAAGCACCACAGCGTTCAGCTGGTTCACTCCGTTGGCCACTTCAAATCTTACCGGCATCTGCGTCAGAAAATTGTTGATAATAATTTCTTTTTTGACTCCGAGGACTGAATCCCGCGGGCCAGTCATTCCAACGTCTGTAATATAGGCCGTACCCTGGTCCAGTATCCTGGCATCCGCAGTCTGGATATGGGTATGCGTTCCAAGAACTGCGCTTACTTTGCCGTTAAGAAACCAGCCAAGCGCAACTTTTTCCGAAGTTGCCTCGGCATGAAAATCGACAATGATCACCGGGGTCTCCACAGCCATCATATTGATGATTTGATTCACCATCGTAAAAGGATTCTCTAACGGTGGCAGAAAGACTCTGCCTGATAGATTGATAATTCCCGTCTTTATTCCGTTACGAATAACAAAACCATAGCCTTTTCC
Above is a genomic segment from Dehalobacter sp. 12DCB1 containing:
- a CDS encoding TIGR00282 family metallophosphoesterase codes for the protein MQILFIGDIVGRPGREAVAAFLPELQKEHKLDLVIANAENASGGRGLTKEVAYELYDYGIHFLTMGNHVWDQKEIIKFIDDETKLIRPANYPKGVPGKGYGFVIRNGIKTGIINLSGRVFLPPLENPFTMVNQIINMMAVETPVIIVDFHAEATSEKVALGWFLNGKVSAVLGTHTHIQTADARILDQGTAYITDVGMTGPRDSVLGVKKEIIINNFLTQMPVRFEVANGVNQLNAVVLQIDEKNGKTQRIIPIQKQTSCAK